The following DNA comes from Desulfurella sp..
CCAATTATATTTGCATTTTTACCAAGTGGATTGCTGTGCAAAATATCTAAAATTTTTGGGGCATCAACCGGGTTTGCAACTATTACCATCTTACCTTCATTTGCGCTATAATAAGGTTCAATGCCAAGCAACTCAGAAATCGAGGACACTTCTTCAGAAATAGGGACAAGTTCTTCAAATATTTCAACGCCAAAATCTCTTTTGTAGCATAATTCGTTTAAACACATGGCAAGACCGCCACGTGTGGGATCCCTCATCCAGTGAACATCTAAATCAGATTCAATTATTGGTAAAATTAGGTTTGTAAGCTGGGCGCAATCAGATTGCAAATTTGATGCAAGATTTAGGTTTTCGCGCTCGTTTAAAATCGAAAAGCCGTGTTCTCCAATATTGCCTGTTACAATTATCTGATCATTTTCGCATATGTTTGAGCCATCTATTGGCCTTATGATTTTTCCTATGCCTGACGTATTTATATAAAAGCCTTTGCCAGCTTCAACAACCTTTGTATCACCGCATACAATTTTAACATTAGCATTTTTTGCTTCATCGCGCATTGATTTTGCAATTTTTTCTAACTCATCAAGCTCAAAACCTTCTTCCATTATAAATGCGCTTGATAGATACATGGGCTTTGCTCCAACACACAACAGATCATTCACAGTCCCACAAACGGATAGTTTGCCAATATCACCGCCTTTAAAAAATAGGGGCTTTATTGAATGAGAATCCGTCGTAAAGGCTATATCGCCTAAAATTGCACTATCAAGACCCGGAGTTGCTCTAAATACATTTTCTATTAATTCAAGAGTCAATTTACCACCAGATCCGTGATCCATTGTAATTTTGTCAAATTTCACCTTTAACCTCCCACCAGTTTCTGCATGTACCTTCATCTGATACCATACACGGCCCTACAGGATTGTGAGGATTGCATACTTTGGAAAACATTGGGCATTGCGTTGGCTCAATCAAACCTAAAATAACTTCTGCGCATCTGCAACCTTTTTGTTCTTCTATATAATCTTCGCTAAATGGAATATTGAATTTTACCTTTGCATTTAAAAAGTCATATGTTTTTTTAAACTCAAAACCACTATTTTCTATTGTACCAAGCCCCCTCCATATGCTAGGCACAATATCAAAAACATCATTTAGAGCTTTTTGAGCAAGCTTGTTGCCTTCATAGCTCAAAAGCCTTTCATACTCGTTTTCTACCTTGCAGGTATTATTTTCAATCTGGTTTATTATCATCAGTATAGTACTTAAAATATCAACTGGTTCAAAACCAGCCGCAACGCAGGGTAGTTTAAAATCGCTTGAGACCTTTTCATAAGGCACCAAGCCCGAAACTATGCTTGCGTGTCCAGGCAATATTAATGCATCAATATTTAACTTGCCTGCTTTCAACAATTCTAAAACACCATTTGGCGTGTATTTGTGGACACTGAAAAAGCTTAAATTTTCTGGCAAGCTTATACTTTTTATTATGCTTGCAATGGGAGCTGCTGTAGTTTCAAACCCCACAGAAAAAAATATCACATCTTGTCTGCTTTTTTTTGCAAAATCTATTGCTTCATCTAAACCATAAACCATCTTAACGCTAAGACCCATCTTGCTTGCACTAAAAAGTGAATAATTGCTTCCTTTTACCCTCAACATATCGCCAAATGTGGCAATTGTGCAATTATTTTTTATACCATAGTTTATTATAGCATCTATATCTTTTGAGCTTGTAACACATACAGGACATCCAGGTCCAGCAAGAAGCTTTATATTTTCTGGCAATAAATCCCTTAGTGCGTATCTTACTATAGAATTCTCGTGTGTGCCACACACATGCATAATGCGCAAATTCTCGAAATTTTTTGATTTGACTTTTATGCTTTGAGCAAGCGCCAATACTAAATCTTTGTCTTTAAACTTACTCAGTTGCACCTTTTGCCCCCAACAAGCATTGTTCTATTAGCTCTAAGTTTTCTTTTGCTTCCTGTTCGTCTAGTTTTGCAATAGCGTTTCCTGCATGCACAAGCACATAGTCCCCTACTTTTGGGTTGTCTATTAGCATAAAAAAACAGTGTTTCTTTGTACCACCTGCTTCAACAACACCACTTATTCCATCTTCATAAACTTCAACAATTTGCATCGGTATACCTATACACATAATCCCTCCTTTGCAATGTAGATTTGACCTATGGCTACACCACCATCGTTTATCGGAAATCTTGAGTTAAACAGTACATTTAAACCAGCTTTGGCTAATTTTTTATATAGTAAACTAAAAACTATATCGTTTTGAAATACGCCACCTGAGAGTGCAACCGTTTTTATGCCAGTTTGCTTTGATATAGACATTGTATTTTGATATATTGCATCAACAAAAGTATTATGAAAAAGTCTTGCGCTTACTAAATCGCGTCTTTGTGCAATTGTTTTTAGTGTCATTGAAAAATCAATAATAAAATTATCAATCTTATAATCAAGTATCTTAGAAGTCTTGTGTTTTCTTGCTTCGTACTCTAAAAGCATTGCAGATTGGGCTTCAAAAGTGTTTTTGTGTTTTATGTTTAAAAGAGCGCTTACTGCATCAAATAACCTGCCTGCTGAGCTTGTGATCGAATAAGGCATTTTCGGCATAAGCTCAATTACATTGCTATAATCAGAAAATAAGTATTTAACATACTCGATATCGCCTGTTATATCATAAATATACGAAGCTGCTATTCTGTATGGTTCTTTTATGGCTTTTTCTCCAAAGTAAAGTTTCATATTTTTAATATGTCCAATGCGTTCTATGGTTTTATCCATTTTTACAAAAATTTCACCACCCCAAATATTGCCATCATCACCAAAACCTGTACCATCAAGCACTATCCCAATACAATCACCACAGTGGTTGTGTTCCATTAAAACGCTTGCAAAATGCGCTTTGTGGTGCTGTACTTCAAACACATTGGCAAATGTTTGCCTTGCATAATTGCTTGATAAATAATTTGGATGCCTATCACAAATAGCCATATCAACTTTTTTTATATCAAAAAATGATAAAAAATCATCAACTTTTTTATTAAATTGCTCATAGTTTTCATAATTTGATAAATCTGGCGTGTATTGGGATAAAATTACCGTATCTTTAAGGCTTATTGCTATATTGTTTTTCATATCAGCACCCAATGCTAAAATGTTTGGTTTAATACCTTTTAGATAAAATGGCGAAGGTGCATAGCCCCTTGCATACCTAAAAATTATTTGCTTATTTAAACTGAAGTGTACAATAGAATCTTCAATTGGTCTTATAATTTTCCTATTGTGAAGCAACACAAAATCTACACCACTAAAATCTACAGCATCCCTATCTTTGTAAATAAGCGAAAATTCACTTAAGTTTGCACTCGTTGCAACAATGCACTCCAGGTTTGAAAAATAAAACAAAAGCAAGTGTATTGGAGCATAAGCAAGCATCATACCTACAAACGGGCTTTTGATATTTACAAACTTTAAGCGTTCATCTTTATATTTTGCAAGCACAATTGGTTTTATTTGTGAGTTTAGTATTTCAATTTCTTTTTTTGATAGATAAGCAAGTTTTTTTGCAGTTTCAATGTTTTTTGCAATTACAGCAAACGGTTTTTCTTCTCTTTGTTTTATGTATTTTATCTTTTCAACAGCATATTCATCAAATGCATTGCAAATTAAATGATAACCGCCTATACCTTTTAATAAACCAACTTTAGAATTTTCCAGATCAAAAGCTGCCTTTTTAACGGCTTTGATATCTTTTGATTCAACCCGTTTGTTTTTTACATAAAAATATTTTGGGCCACATTCTTTACAAGAAATGGTTTGAGCATGAAAACGCCTATTTGCGCTATCAGAATATTCTGTTGCGCACATTTTGCACATTTTAAATGCGTTCATTGTGGTATTGTTTCTATCAAACAAACCATCTTTTGCAATACTAAATCTGGGTCCACAATCTGTGCATGTAATCAAAGGATGCAAAAAACGCCTGTTTGAGCTATCAAATAATTCTTGCTCGCATTTTTTGCAAATACCCCAATCTGGCGTTATATTTATATTTTTTTGAGTATCATCTTTACTGTATTTAATAATAAAACTATTGTAGGCATGTTTTTTTATTTTAAAAATAACGCTATCTATAGATTTTATAAATGCATTTTGCGGTTTATTTTTAATGATAA
Coding sequences within:
- the hypE gene encoding hydrogenase expression/formation protein HypE, with amino-acid sequence MKFDKITMDHGSGGKLTLELIENVFRATPGLDSAILGDIAFTTDSHSIKPLFFKGGDIGKLSVCGTVNDLLCVGAKPMYLSSAFIMEEGFELDELEKIAKSMRDEAKNANVKIVCGDTKVVEAGKGFYINTSGIGKIIRPIDGSNICENDQIIVTGNIGEHGFSILNERENLNLASNLQSDCAQLTNLILPIIESDLDVHWMRDPTRGGLAMCLNELCYKRDFGVEIFEELVPISEEVSSISELLGIEPYYSANEGKMVIVANPVDAPKILDILHSNPLGKNANIIGNITKDHPQKVLLNLNYGTKRLLSMPLVEKMPRIC
- the hypD gene encoding hydrogenase formation protein HypD, with translation MQLSKFKDKDLVLALAQSIKVKSKNFENLRIMHVCGTHENSIVRYALRDLLPENIKLLAGPGCPVCVTSSKDIDAIINYGIKNNCTIATFGDMLRVKGSNYSLFSASKMGLSVKMVYGLDEAIDFAKKSRQDVIFFSVGFETTAAPIASIIKSISLPENLSFFSVHKYTPNGVLELLKAGKLNIDALILPGHASIVSGLVPYEKVSSDFKLPCVAAGFEPVDILSTILMIINQIENNTCKVENEYERLLSYEGNKLAQKALNDVFDIVPSIWRGLGTIENSGFEFKKTYDFLNAKVKFNIPFSEDYIEEQKGCRCAEVILGLIEPTQCPMFSKVCNPHNPVGPCMVSDEGTCRNWWEVKGEI
- a CDS encoding HypC/HybG/HupF family hydrogenase formation chaperone; this encodes MCIGIPMQIVEVYEDGISGVVEAGGTKKHCFFMLIDNPKVGDYVLVHAGNAIAKLDEQEAKENLELIEQCLLGAKGATE
- the hypF gene encoding carbamoyltransferase HypF; the protein is MFAIKAKVYGIVQGVGFRPVLYNALKKYTGWVRNSSCCVEIYIESKRALNIEKIIIKNKPQNAFIKSIDSVIFKIKKHAYNSFIIKYSKDDTQKNINITPDWGICKKCEQELFDSSNRRFLHPLITCTDCGPRFSIAKDGLFDRNNTTMNAFKMCKMCATEYSDSANRRFHAQTISCKECGPKYFYVKNKRVESKDIKAVKKAAFDLENSKVGLLKGIGGYHLICNAFDEYAVEKIKYIKQREEKPFAVIAKNIETAKKLAYLSKKEIEILNSQIKPIVLAKYKDERLKFVNIKSPFVGMMLAYAPIHLLLFYFSNLECIVATSANLSEFSLIYKDRDAVDFSGVDFVLLHNRKIIRPIEDSIVHFSLNKQIIFRYARGYAPSPFYLKGIKPNILALGADMKNNIAISLKDTVILSQYTPDLSNYENYEQFNKKVDDFLSFFDIKKVDMAICDRHPNYLSSNYARQTFANVFEVQHHKAHFASVLMEHNHCGDCIGIVLDGTGFGDDGNIWGGEIFVKMDKTIERIGHIKNMKLYFGEKAIKEPYRIAASYIYDITGDIEYVKYLFSDYSNVIELMPKMPYSITSSAGRLFDAVSALLNIKHKNTFEAQSAMLLEYEARKHKTSKILDYKIDNFIIDFSMTLKTIAQRRDLVSARLFHNTFVDAIYQNTMSISKQTGIKTVALSGGVFQNDIVFSLLYKKLAKAGLNVLFNSRFPINDGGVAIGQIYIAKEGLCV